The genomic DNA AAAGTGGTATTTTCCTAAATCTTCAATAGTTTCATTTTTTATATTGTTAGTTGAATAAACAACTTGATTTTTTTCATCAATAATTACAACGTTTAATCCTGTTTTTTCTTTTAAAAGATTGGCATTTTTAGCAAAAAAATCTCCATTAAAATCAAAATACCAAAGAGCTTTTAATTTAAAATAGCTACCTTTGTAGTCGTATTCAGGAAAGGTGATTGTAAACATTTTTTTGTTAAAGACATTATCAACATACATACTAGACATTAAAAATTGAGTATTATTTCTTGTCAACGCTTTGGGAGTCTCAAAAAAAGTCAAAGTAAGAGAGGTTGTTTTTAAAGTACCAACCCAATTGAGAGAAAAATTTGAAGTATAAACTATTCTTTCATGTTTATCCACATTTTTAATCTCATTATAAACTATACCTAAAAGAGAGTTACTAAAAGAACTGTTAAGATTACTTTTAGCTTCATTTAAATTATAAAAATAAAACTCTTTAGGAAGAGAAGATATATTTTTAAAATATATTCCAGTTCCATTGACTTCAAGATAATCTATATTTTCATTTGTCTTATAATCATTAAGTGGAATCTGAGATTTAGTTAAATTTAAATACTCAATCTCCCTACTTAAAGAGTGTATATCATGTTCAAAGTTTGTATTAAATATCTCAGCCTTAGAGTGAAGAAGGTCTGAGATGTTATTTTTATTTATGAATGTAGAAACAAATAGTAGTATAGTTAGAAAAATATAGGTTATTCTATATATCATTATTAAATTTAACCTCCTCAATAAATTCATTTTCTGTAATAGGTTTTTTAAAGTAAAAACCTTGAGCATAATCAATATGAAGGTCTTTTAAAAACTGTACTTGTTCTTCGTCTTCTACACCTTCAGCCACAATTTTAAAATTTAAATCTTTAATTAAAGTGGTTAAATTTTTAAAGACTATCTCTCCTTTTTCTTTATTTATAGTTCTAGAATCTAAAAGAGATTTATCTAGCTTTACCACATCAATTGGCAAAAGTGGTAGAAGTCCAGCGGTAGAGTGACCAGCAGTAAAATCATCTAAAGAGATTTGTATTCCTAGTTTTTTTAGTTCTTTTAATTTTGTAATTAGATCTTTCATATCCAAAACAAATATAGATTCAGT from Candidatus Cetobacterium colombiensis includes the following:
- a CDS encoding GGDEF domain-containing protein, translating into MIYRITYIFLTILLFVSTFINKNNISDLLHSKAEIFNTNFEHDIHSLSREIEYLNLTKSQIPLNDYKTNENIDYLEVNGTGIYFKNISSLPKEFYFYNLNEAKSNLNSSFSNSLLGIVYNEIKNVDKHERIVYTSNFSLNWVGTLKTTSLTLTFFETPKALTRNNTQFLMSSMYVDNVFNKKMFTITFPEYDYKGSYFKLKALWYFDFNGDFFAKNANLLKEKTGLNVVIIDEKNQVVYSTNNIKNETIEDLGKYHFFPLHKTTYKILIEKESFLHLLGWKEFILILVALILTFYATKKQNLEKEIKSLKIERKIKKRLLLRDPLTDLYNRYFLQEEIKFPLKNCGVVLIDIDHFKTINDTFGHDNGDYVLKGVSNCIKLITLNKGYPFRWGGEEFLIIFYNMSEDEILKKVYSLQNLIRNLDLIKNHKVTASFGITFCDLEDRTSLYSAVSKADEKLYIAKKTGRDKIVQ